A DNA window from Undibacterium sp. YM2 contains the following coding sequences:
- a CDS encoding HD-GYP domain-containing protein, with the protein MTDIHTQFIELGQLRIGMFVYLDVGWMDHPFPVSNFKISNQSQIDTIRSLGLERIRYAPDKSTPEAGNTEEQQPAQHEIKATESPAAFAARQRRELLASQQASLQVCERQFAHAAQTFKQVTDLLHSQPSQAKELAEQLIQGFLGEILGEDEAAIRLLSEKAGEKTSLHSINVTVISLLLGRALHLSKAEMLDLGVATILHDIGKMELPDRLRWQDEHFNHAERELYHEHVVHSLAMARKMGLSANVMLAIAQHHEHADGTGYPSKVQGDKLSTISRIVALVNHYDNLCNPANPAFAVTPHEALSQIFTQHKPRFHAPTLTAFIRMMGIYPPGSVVQLTDERYAMVVSVNSARPIKPKVVIHNSAVPREEALVINLEHESTLCIHRSLKPLQLPKAAYDYLSPRKRLCYFFERGLEAEARSEDGAAT; encoded by the coding sequence ATGACTGATATTCATACACAGTTTATTGAGCTTGGCCAGCTGCGCATAGGCATGTTTGTCTATCTGGACGTGGGCTGGATGGATCATCCCTTCCCGGTTTCAAATTTCAAGATCAGCAATCAGTCGCAAATCGATACCATACGTTCGCTGGGTCTGGAGCGCATACGCTATGCGCCGGACAAGAGCACGCCCGAAGCAGGCAACACTGAGGAACAACAGCCCGCCCAGCACGAGATCAAGGCCACCGAAAGCCCGGCGGCCTTTGCCGCCCGGCAAAGAAGGGAATTGCTGGCCAGCCAGCAAGCCAGCCTGCAAGTCTGTGAGCGCCAGTTTGCCCATGCGGCACAAACCTTCAAGCAGGTCACGGACCTGCTCCATTCCCAGCCGTCCCAGGCCAAAGAACTGGCCGAACAATTGATACAAGGCTTTTTGGGCGAGATACTCGGTGAAGATGAAGCAGCAATACGTCTGCTGTCAGAAAAAGCAGGTGAAAAAACCTCATTGCATTCCATCAATGTGACTGTCATTTCACTCTTGCTGGGCCGGGCCCTGCATTTGAGCAAGGCCGAGATGCTGGACCTGGGTGTCGCCACCATCCTGCATGACATAGGCAAGATGGAATTGCCAGACCGCCTGCGCTGGCAGGATGAACATTTCAATCATGCCGAGCGTGAGCTTTACCACGAGCACGTCGTGCACAGCCTGGCGATGGCGCGCAAGATGGGCTTGTCGGCGAATGTCATGCTGGCCATCGCCCAACATCATGAACATGCCGATGGCACGGGTTATCCCAGCAAGGTACAGGGTGACAAGCTGAGTACCATCAGCCGCATTGTTGCCCTGGTCAATCATTACGATAATCTGTGTAATCCGGCCAACCCGGCATTTGCAGTCACCCCGCATGAAGCCCTGTCGCAGATTTTTACCCAGCACAAGCCGCGCTTTCACGCCCCTACCCTGACCGCCTTCATCCGCATGATGGGCATTTACCCGCCGGGCTCAGTCGTGCAACTGACCGATGAACGTTATGCCATGGTGGTATCGGTCAATTCTGCGCGGCCCATCAAACCCAAGGTTGTCATCCACAACTCTGCGGTGCCGCGCGAAGAAGCACTGGTCATCAACCTGGAGCATGAAAGTACGCTGTGCATACACCGCAGCCTGAAGCCACTGCAACTGCCTAAGGCGGCTTATGATTATTTGTCACCACGCAAACGCCTGTGCTATTTCTTTGAACGTGGCCTGGAGGCCGAGGCTCGTAGCGAAGACGGGGCAGCCACATGA
- a CDS encoding YjfK family protein, with translation MAWKDAYQYVGKLFNKHNKDELVADEMHAESGRQDAALPLGARIGSVVNLQKTPLIRAISQGSLIAMPDEAETRIVAISRVQLPISGKMYRYYLNRDADGNNGGEKFLQLYCDASGELQELLYCSHLTRLIPETVEDQQAFLGENGAGLGDRNYALWREQLAGIGWDEASLDSVFGDADSLQYERDAGDPAQEFVVPFKGVETRIDDAAGKLGLQQDVVFMPYRRSLNEAGEQSELLLISTEILRSKDGSSKRDIHVDFMIALPLEAERLLVQ, from the coding sequence ATGGCCTGGAAAGATGCATATCAGTATGTAGGCAAGCTGTTCAACAAGCATAACAAGGATGAACTCGTCGCCGACGAGATGCATGCAGAGAGCGGCAGGCAGGATGCGGCTTTGCCACTGGGCGCGCGTATAGGCAGTGTCGTCAATCTGCAAAAGACACCGTTGATACGCGCCATCAGCCAGGGTTCGTTGATCGCCATGCCGGATGAAGCGGAGACCCGCATCGTCGCCATCAGCCGTGTGCAACTGCCGATCAGCGGCAAGATGTACCGCTATTACCTGAACCGCGACGCTGATGGTAACAATGGCGGTGAGAAATTCCTGCAGTTGTATTGTGATGCCAGCGGTGAATTGCAAGAGCTCTTGTATTGCAGCCACCTGACAAGGCTGATACCAGAAACCGTCGAAGACCAGCAAGCCTTTCTCGGTGAAAACGGTGCCGGGCTGGGTGACCGCAACTACGCCCTGTGGCGTGAGCAACTGGCGGGCATAGGCTGGGATGAGGCCAGTCTCGACAGTGTATTTGGTGATGCTGACAGCCTGCAATATGAACGCGATGCCGGTGACCCGGCGCAGGAATTTGTCGTCCCTTTTAAAGGTGTCGAAACCCGCATCGATGATGCAGCAGGCAAACTCGGTTTGCAGCAGGATGTGGTCTTCATGCCTTACCGCAGGAGTTTGAATGAGGCAGGTGAGCAGTCTGAATTACTGTTGATCAGCACTGAGATTTTACGTAGCAAGGATGGCAGCAGCAAGCGCGACATCCATGTTGATTTTATGATTGCCCTACCCCTGGAAGCGGAAAGGCTGCTGGTGCAATAG
- a CDS encoding bifunctional diguanylate cyclase/phosphodiesterase, which translates to MKAHPWQSLIEGLLEAVILVDPIQLRIVAANRAIHQLLQVPPGSLFGRGIVDLAAAPEDVFFWEDVAAGLSENIHSETLLKRADGSIVQIERRVTLLRTGLDSSVYVVAINDHSSQRQVENELEKLIAELRATLESTADGILVTDLDGAIRSYNHLFAELWGLPDDLMTQRNDKAIYAWMDKSMLDAGLYEERLGTITRSPLMEATDVLTLRSGKILERVTLPQYARGRPIGRVYSYRDITQRLADEARLRLAAKVFESSTDAIFITDAEQKIVTTNPSFERLSSYTEQEMLGKTPREFFSMEGNATQVENLLKELENLGFWEGELWNRRKNGNAYLCMISLVRVPDAKGGALNYIGFFKDRTETHTAKQKIEELAFSDVLTGLPNRLLLDERIRQAITISSRNHSTFALLFLDLDHFKQINDALGHPFGDRVLLQVTERLKKCIRQVDTAARLGGDEFVLLLHEADAEGAEICARRVLEELSAPFSLDGMNFTVTASIGIALYPADGQSMADLIKNADSAMYHVKERGRSDFRFYQRQMNIGLLSRMKLDHAMRQALEHELFRLHYQPQIELATGRLMGVEALLRWTDKDLGEVSPSQFIPVAEESGVIVPIGNWVMQTAIRQAASWNRDGKSMRVAINVSALQFQQTNFVDSIAAALQEHGLQPQCIELELTESILIKDAEDALRKLEALAALGVKLAIDDFGTGYSSLSYLKRFPIYKLKIDRSFIDDLPGNESDIAIVTAIISLAHALKLRVIAEGVETREQRDFLQQLQCEEMQGYLFAHAMSAQEFEQQYLR; encoded by the coding sequence ATGAAAGCCCATCCCTGGCAATCACTGATAGAAGGCTTGCTGGAAGCAGTGATACTGGTCGATCCCATACAGCTACGCATAGTCGCTGCCAACCGGGCCATCCATCAATTGCTGCAAGTCCCGCCTGGTAGCCTGTTTGGCAGGGGCATCGTTGATCTGGCCGCGGCACCTGAAGATGTGTTCTTCTGGGAAGATGTGGCGGCTGGCCTGTCAGAAAACATCCATTCCGAAACCCTGCTGAAACGCGCTGATGGCAGCATAGTCCAGATAGAAAGACGGGTGACCCTGCTCAGGACAGGCCTGGACAGTTCGGTCTATGTGGTCGCCATCAATGACCATTCCAGCCAGCGCCAGGTCGAGAATGAACTGGAAAAACTGATTGCCGAACTGCGCGCGACACTGGAATCTACCGCTGACGGCATACTGGTCACCGATCTTGATGGCGCCATACGCAGTTACAACCATTTATTCGCTGAGCTGTGGGGGCTGCCGGACGACTTGATGACGCAGCGGAATGACAAGGCCATCTATGCCTGGATGGATAAAAGCATGCTTGATGCCGGCTTGTATGAAGAAAGACTGGGCACCATCACCCGCTCGCCTCTGATGGAAGCGACTGATGTACTGACTCTGCGCTCAGGCAAGATACTGGAGAGAGTGACGCTGCCGCAATATGCACGGGGACGCCCGATAGGCCGGGTTTATTCTTACCGCGATATCACCCAGCGTCTGGCAGACGAGGCACGCCTGCGCCTGGCCGCCAAGGTATTTGAATCGAGCACCGACGCGATTTTCATCACCGATGCCGAACAAAAGATAGTCACCACCAACCCCAGTTTCGAACGTCTCAGCAGTTACACCGAACAGGAAATGCTGGGCAAGACTCCCAGGGAATTTTTTTCCATGGAAGGCAATGCTACCCAGGTCGAGAACCTGCTCAAGGAGCTCGAAAATCTCGGTTTCTGGGAAGGAGAATTGTGGAACCGCCGCAAGAATGGCAATGCCTACCTGTGCATGATTTCGCTGGTCAGGGTCCCGGATGCCAAGGGTGGTGCACTGAACTACATAGGCTTTTTCAAGGACAGGACAGAAACCCATACGGCGAAACAGAAAATCGAAGAACTGGCATTTTCTGACGTGTTGACAGGCTTGCCCAACCGGCTGTTGCTGGATGAGCGCATACGCCAGGCGATCACGATTTCCAGCCGCAATCATTCGACCTTTGCCCTGCTCTTCCTCGACCTTGATCATTTCAAGCAAATCAATGATGCACTGGGCCATCCCTTTGGTGACCGCGTACTTTTGCAAGTCACTGAACGTCTGAAGAAGTGCATACGCCAGGTGGATACTGCTGCCCGCCTGGGCGGGGATGAATTTGTCTTGCTCCTGCATGAAGCCGATGCCGAAGGTGCAGAGATTTGTGCCAGGAGGGTGCTGGAAGAATTGTCAGCGCCGTTTTCACTCGACGGCATGAATTTCACTGTGACCGCCAGCATAGGCATTGCGCTTTATCCAGCAGACGGACAAAGCATGGCTGACCTCATCAAGAATGCCGACAGCGCCATGTATCATGTGAAGGAACGCGGGCGTTCTGACTTCCGTTTTTACCAGCGCCAGATGAATATTGGCCTGTTGTCACGCATGAAGCTCGACCATGCCATGCGGCAGGCTCTGGAACATGAGTTATTCCGCTTGCATTACCAGCCTCAGATAGAGCTGGCTACCGGCAGGCTGATGGGCGTCGAAGCCTTATTGCGCTGGACGGACAAGGACCTGGGCGAAGTCAGTCCTTCACAATTCATACCGGTGGCCGAAGAATCGGGCGTCATCGTCCCCATAGGTAACTGGGTCATGCAAACAGCGATACGGCAGGCCGCCTCATGGAACCGTGATGGCAAGTCCATGCGGGTGGCAATCAATGTCTCTGCACTGCAATTCCAGCAAACCAATTTTGTCGATAGCATCGCAGCAGCCTTGCAGGAACATGGCTTGCAACCGCAATGCATAGAACTGGAATTGACAGAATCGATACTCATCAAGGATGCAGAAGATGCGCTGAGAAAACTGGAAGCCCTGGCAGCCCTTGGTGTCAAACTGGCGATTGACGACTTTGGTACCGGCTATTCCAGCCTCAGCTACCTGAAACGTTTCCCTATCTACAAACTCAAGATAGACCGCTCATTCATTGATGACTTGCCCGGCAATGAAAGCGATATCGCGATAGTCACTGCCATCATCAGCCTGGCCCATGCCCTGAAATTACGCGTGATTGCCGAAGGCGTCGAAACCCGGGAGCAAAGAGATTTTCTCCAGCAACTGCAATGCGAGGAAATGCAGGGCTATCTGTTTGCCCACGCGATGTCGGCACAGGAATTTGAACAACAATATTTGCGCTGA
- a CDS encoding DUF2314 domain-containing protein: MSEDKIVMVEGASPAMQAAAEQARKTFKYFWRELSWEYRRIIPGLGLAAVKVAFATDPDSEGPEVEHMWINEIQFDGDTVSGVLLNNPQWLDSIAAGDPVSVPLAEIGDWMYTINGKVYGGYSIDVMRSDMSKAEREEHDQAWGLDFGKPGEVMIVPAATQEKQGFLSGLFGKKEQPIILSTEDLPEHPMSENMAEKMDQGLRDEPAFARSVDEDGWTLLQRDALAGNLAPVSLLVKHGADPNALNPKGESALDLARKMGWPRIIALLEKKLH, from the coding sequence ATGAGCGAAGACAAGATAGTCATGGTTGAAGGTGCCAGCCCTGCCATGCAGGCAGCGGCTGAACAGGCGCGCAAGACTTTCAAGTATTTCTGGCGCGAGTTGTCATGGGAATATCGCCGCATCATTCCCGGCCTGGGCCTGGCTGCGGTCAAGGTGGCGTTTGCTACCGACCCGGATAGTGAAGGGCCAGAAGTTGAGCACATGTGGATCAATGAAATACAGTTCGATGGTGACACCGTCTCAGGTGTCTTGCTGAACAATCCGCAATGGCTGGACAGCATTGCTGCGGGTGATCCTGTCAGTGTGCCGCTGGCAGAAATTGGGGACTGGATGTACACTATCAACGGCAAGGTCTATGGCGGTTACAGTATCGACGTCATGCGCAGTGATATGTCAAAAGCCGAGCGCGAAGAACATGATCAGGCCTGGGGCCTGGATTTTGGCAAGCCCGGTGAAGTCATGATCGTGCCAGCGGCGACCCAGGAAAAACAGGGATTTTTATCCGGCTTGTTTGGCAAAAAGGAACAGCCCATTATCCTCAGTACAGAAGATTTGCCTGAGCATCCCATGAGTGAAAACATGGCAGAGAAAATGGACCAGGGTCTGCGGGACGAACCGGCATTTGCCCGCAGCGTCGATGAAGATGGCTGGACCCTGTTGCAGAGAGATGCACTGGCAGGTAATCTGGCCCCGGTGAGTTTGCTGGTCAAACATGGTGCCGATCCAAATGCTCTCAATCCCAAAGGTGAGTCAGCACTGGATCTGGCGCGCAAGATGGGTTGGCCGAGGATTATCGCTTTGCTCGAAAAGAAATTGCATTGA
- a CDS encoding chromate transporter has product MPDTLHGALHITMNWHDWLQLFLHYMMLSLLSIGGAISTLPDMHRYLVTQQGWLSDAQFNASVSIAQAAPGPNVLFIALMGWNVGMNAGGMWTALIGVFVAMTGILLPSTTLTYVAASWGHANRELRSVRAFKLGMAPIVIGLLLATGWIMAASHDQASRDWPLWLMTVVCTIVVWCTRLHLLWLLAGGAALGWFGLI; this is encoded by the coding sequence ATGCCTGATACTCTGCATGGTGCCCTGCACATCACGATGAACTGGCATGACTGGCTGCAGTTGTTCCTGCATTACATGATGCTGTCGCTGTTGTCGATAGGCGGAGCGATTTCCACTCTGCCTGACATGCACCGTTACCTGGTCACGCAACAGGGCTGGCTTAGCGATGCACAATTCAATGCCTCGGTGTCGATTGCCCAGGCTGCACCGGGCCCGAACGTCTTGTTCATTGCCCTGATGGGCTGGAACGTGGGCATGAATGCTGGCGGCATGTGGACGGCGCTGATCGGTGTTTTCGTCGCCATGACAGGCATACTCTTGCCCAGCACCACCCTGACTTATGTCGCAGCAAGCTGGGGCCATGCCAACCGTGAGTTGCGCAGTGTGCGCGCCTTCAAGCTGGGTATGGCACCAATAGTTATCGGCCTCTTGCTTGCTACCGGCTGGATCATGGCAGCATCGCATGACCAGGCCAGCAGGGACTGGCCTTTATGGCTGATGACCGTAGTCTGCACCATCGTAGTCTGGTGCACCCGCCTGCATTTGCTGTGGCTGCTGGCGGGTGGTGCTGCACTGGGCTGGTTTGGTCTGATCTGA
- a CDS encoding phage regulatory CII family protein, which produces MTRKYSDMNQHDALYKIARAYPGGLEALAGRMEVSVNVLRNKLAPGIESHYPSFEELSLIVELCHDAGVKDAHLPLHALLSRHGMAAFVIPEPDQVSEDDLSQTVCRVMSRVGDVAEAVSTALIDGVITDAEADLIEKEFQSALTVLGEWRARIRAHHKQRES; this is translated from the coding sequence ATGACACGCAAATATTCAGACATGAACCAGCACGACGCCTTGTACAAGATTGCGCGCGCCTATCCTGGTGGACTGGAGGCTCTGGCGGGCCGCATGGAGGTCTCGGTGAATGTCTTGCGCAACAAGCTGGCACCGGGCATAGAGTCACACTATCCTTCGTTTGAAGAACTCTCGCTGATCGTTGAACTGTGTCATGACGCTGGCGTCAAGGATGCTCATCTGCCACTACATGCGCTGTTAAGCCGTCATGGCATGGCTGCGTTTGTGATACCTGAGCCTGACCAGGTCAGTGAAGATGATTTGTCGCAAACGGTCTGCCGCGTCATGAGCCGCGTTGGCGACGTGGCAGAGGCAGTATCAACTGCCCTGATCGATGGTGTGATTACGGATGCCGAAGCCGACCTGATAGAAAAAGAATTTCAGAGTGCACTGACCGTGCTGGGTGAATGGCGTGCGCGCATACGCGCGCACCATAAGCAAAGAGAATCGTGA
- a CDS encoding methylglyoxal synthase — MKADAVTSAKKLRIGLIANRSHQDAPNSALVQLLHGGGPALQHLQAELVIVGRTLDAIISHGLLESCPAVERFPYGREGGLMKLVSRVVDKDPARAVDAVIYLIDPVDPSSVFPEAHALKRQCVIHRKPFLATLASAREWLELEATASGAATDLKLNPTFELQNEGIALIAHDAMKDSMLLMAEKHFALLDSFGQRYATGTTGGLLNKLAQKIKGEEAGKNWVTPYLSGPLGGDAQLAELVLDRQIRRILFLEDPHVARQHEADIQLLERAARTVCDFSQVISEVTGADRWLTLLTQRVSRQS; from the coding sequence ATGAAAGCAGATGCCGTGACCTCAGCAAAAAAGCTACGCATAGGATTGATTGCCAACCGATCTCACCAGGACGCCCCCAATTCTGCACTGGTGCAGCTACTACATGGTGGCGGGCCCGCGCTACAGCATCTGCAGGCAGAACTCGTGATAGTCGGACGTACCCTGGATGCCATTATTTCACATGGGTTGCTGGAAAGCTGCCCTGCGGTCGAGCGTTTTCCCTATGGCCGCGAAGGTGGCCTCATGAAACTGGTATCCAGAGTGGTCGATAAAGACCCGGCCAGGGCAGTCGATGCGGTGATCTACCTGATAGATCCGGTCGATCCTTCTTCGGTTTTCCCGGAAGCCCATGCACTCAAGCGCCAGTGTGTGATACACCGCAAACCTTTTTTGGCGACGCTGGCCAGCGCCAGGGAATGGCTGGAACTCGAAGCCACCGCAAGCGGTGCAGCAACAGACCTCAAACTGAACCCGACTTTTGAATTGCAAAATGAAGGTATTGCCCTGATCGCGCATGATGCGATGAAAGACAGCATGCTGCTCATGGCGGAGAAACACTTTGCGTTGCTCGACAGCTTTGGCCAGCGCTATGCAACCGGCACGACAGGTGGCCTGCTGAACAAGCTGGCACAAAAAATCAAGGGAGAAGAAGCCGGCAAGAACTGGGTCACCCCTTATCTTTCCGGCCCCCTCGGTGGGGATGCACAGCTAGCAGAGCTGGTGCTCGACCGGCAGATACGCCGCATCCTGTTCCTCGAAGACCCGCATGTGGCACGCCAGCATGAAGCCGACATACAGTTACTCGAAAGAGCGGCCCGCACCGTCTGTGACTTTTCGCAAGTCATCAGCGAAGTCACCGGTGCAGACCGCTGGCTGACACTGCTGACCCAGAGAGTCAGCAGGCAGTCTTAG
- a CDS encoding chromate transporter, with protein MSTELPGQRPTSLADLYISFTLLALQGFGGVLAVVQRELVEKKRWMTMEEFVEDWAVAQILPGPNVVNLSLMIGHRHFGFAGAITALAGMLSVPLLIVVLLAVVYAQFSQYPQVVGALRGMGAVTAGLIIATALKLVPALKNNPVGRLTALIFSALCFAGIALLRLPLAYVLFTLGTITCALVYRRLK; from the coding sequence ATGTCCACAGAACTTCCAGGCCAGCGCCCTACCTCCCTTGCGGATTTGTATATTTCATTTACCTTATTGGCATTGCAAGGATTTGGCGGCGTACTCGCGGTTGTACAGCGCGAACTCGTGGAAAAGAAACGCTGGATGACGATGGAAGAATTCGTCGAAGACTGGGCCGTTGCACAGATTTTGCCGGGGCCGAATGTGGTGAATCTGTCGCTGATGATAGGTCACCGCCATTTCGGTTTTGCCGGGGCTATAACAGCGCTGGCTGGCATGTTGTCAGTGCCCTTGCTGATCGTCGTGTTGCTGGCGGTGGTGTATGCGCAATTTTCCCAGTATCCTCAGGTTGTCGGCGCGCTGCGTGGCATGGGTGCGGTGACGGCGGGGCTGATCATTGCGACGGCGCTCAAGCTGGTACCTGCCCTCAAAAATAATCCTGTTGGCAGGCTTACTGCGCTGATCTTCAGCGCCCTGTGTTTTGCCGGTATCGCTCTCTTGCGCCTGCCGCTGGCCTATGTCCTGTTCACCCTCGGCACCATCACTTGCGCACTGGTTTACCGGAGGCTGAAATAA
- a CDS encoding tetratricopeptide repeat protein, whose translation MKKWRHLLMVLMIMTTCASALGDDDFDDEMQVRRWALLGDTQAQNMLGLLYLEPSDNLQNAQEAAYWLEQAADQGHAGAQANLGVMYLTGEGVETDEGQAFRLFRRAALQGLTSAQLALGYMYANGKGVEENDEEAVFWYQQAAQQGNASAQHHLALALQEGEGVEKNVVQAAHWEMLAAEQGLSSAQFQMGLRYLHGDGVERDMMTGYRYLLKASVKVGSMAMDSRELVSNELTSEQIAEIRDDSRYWKTHL comes from the coding sequence ATGAAAAAATGGCGGCATCTGCTGATGGTGCTCATGATCATGACGACCTGTGCCTCGGCTTTGGGTGATGATGATTTTGATGATGAAATGCAAGTCCGGCGCTGGGCCCTGCTAGGGGACACCCAGGCACAGAATATGTTGGGCCTGCTCTATCTTGAACCCAGTGATAACTTGCAAAATGCGCAGGAAGCTGCTTACTGGCTGGAGCAGGCGGCAGACCAGGGCCATGCCGGTGCCCAGGCTAATCTCGGTGTCATGTACCTGACCGGTGAGGGCGTGGAAACGGATGAGGGTCAGGCTTTCCGCCTGTTCCGCCGCGCTGCACTGCAGGGGCTGACTTCTGCCCAGCTTGCTCTTGGTTATATGTATGCGAACGGCAAGGGTGTAGAAGAAAACGATGAAGAAGCAGTTTTCTGGTATCAACAGGCCGCCCAGCAGGGCAATGCCAGTGCCCAACATCATCTGGCACTGGCTTTGCAGGAAGGTGAGGGCGTAGAAAAAAATGTAGTCCAGGCAGCCCACTGGGAGATGCTGGCGGCCGAGCAGGGCCTGTCAAGCGCCCAGTTCCAGATGGGCTTGCGCTACCTGCATGGTGATGGGGTAGAGCGTGACATGATGACAGGCTATCGCTATTTGCTGAAAGCCAGTGTCAAGGTTGGCAGCATGGCGATGGATAGCCGTGAACTGGTCAGCAATGAGCTGACCAGCGAACAGATTGCAGAGATTCGCGATGATTCGCGCTATTGGAAAACGCATCTTTGA